The DNA segment tCTCCTCCAGAGGCACTGCATCGTAGGTGCCACCATGCTCTGATCCGAACATCCTAAGCTGGTACATGTGAAGAACAGAATTCCACAGAGATGTAATGTATGTGTTGCAGTAATAAAGACTGCTTTTTTGTGCCCTTTTTATTAttgcttttctttgtttttacttcacttttagttttttttgatAAACTGCTTCAGGCTCAGACAGCATATGAACATATGATAACATTAATGGCGGTGGTAATAACCGTGTCTCTCATCGGCGCTGTCATTTTAGGTAAGGAAGAATATGCATTGTGTCTATTACATTACAATGTTCATGTGGATTTCTGGAAAATAACTCATTTCATTCTCTTACTATGCTGGTAAGAGAAGTTTAGATGGAGGAAGTTTGATGATTTTTATGTTCAACTAAGACTTCTTTCCTTTATTCTTCTGTAGCTATATTTGATCTGAGGATGTATTCGACTGTGTGCCTCGAAACCTTCAATGGCGCTTTGCTTGCTATTTTTCTCCATCAATCTAGAAAAGATTATTTTGGTAAGtcctgtttattgtttttttttttttttaatttacaccaAAATTTGGGACGCTTCTGGATATTTATTGGTCACTTTTTGCCATCATTTAGAGCTCTGTTCAATCCGTATTGTGAACAATCCATGCATCGACCACATACCGATAACTGCAACATTGCCACCCCTCATCATTTCACTGATGATTCTTCTGTTTTTTCAAAAACATTACTTTCAACGGAAACCTTTCAGGTGTAagtgtaaattatttttaagatattttaatatatagtatagAATATACTGTAATACATTTAGTATATTTGGTACATGACACATTAATACTAAATGTGACTAAAATAATTTAgtatatattttacttttctttgGGTATTTTTTGACTGGTGATATGTCAGAAACTGATCCGAAACATGATGCATGATGaaataaaggttttattttctcAGGTCTGCATATTGCTGTGGCATCTGCTTTTGTGATTTCATACAGCCTGCTGGATATATCCTTTTTTGTGCTCATTGGATTTATCATTAGAGATTTTGCCACAGGTaagataaatattattaaattgttaaataaataaatattaaatgaaatattcttaatctttcattatgtacattgtgtAATTTGTCGAGAACAAAATGATGTGAACAGGGGTCAATGGAAACCAAAATCATCAGGGAATCACTGAGTTCCTGGACTGTCAGTGCTGCTACTTGTCGACTTTTGGGGAATTATGATTTGATTTTACcatcacatttttattaaaaattctgAGAAATACCAGTATTCTTGTAGGAAAAGTGGATAATTATTGATTACATTATAAAACATGGAGTGGCACACATTCATTTTAGAGAGTTTATTAAATATAGTTTCTATAATCTCATATCATTTCAATACAACTAAGgctatttatgtatatttatgtaaatatacattttttatctaTGTAATTCAAATCTATGTTCCTGGTTTCAGTATGGATTTTTCCTGTTGAGTCAGTAATCTATATCCTTGCATGGCTAGCAGTGATTTGTCTGCTGCGAAGCCAAAGACTGGGATGTTGCGCCCAACGGAGAGGGCTTGGATGTAAGTATGGCTCTCTCATAATAATCtctaaaattgttttattttttttattttagccaaCACCCACCACCACAACCCCACCCAGCACCCCATTCACtgccaccatctccaccacctccCCACCcaacaccacaaccaccaccatcaccaccaccaaacgACTCGATCAccgccaccatcaccaccacctccccACCCAACACCCCAACCACTTGccatctccatcaccaccaccaaacactctactcaccaccaccatcaccaccaccctCCCACCCAACGCcccaaccaccaccatcaccaccacctccccACCCAATGccccaaccaccaccaccacacaatATTTAACTACAAGCTATAATTTGtaattatgtttttgtttattttttccccttttttcagATTTGTGTTGCGTTGTCATTGTCATGTTTCTGATCATTGCAATCGGTGCACTCTGCCTTCATTTTTCTACAGAGGCAATGGAACATAAAAAAGGTACTGAATAACCAGTTATACACTTACTGTCAAAACATTTTCTCTGTCATACTGTCACTTATCTAACAGATTTTgtggaaaattaaaaaagacGCTTTTGTCAGTTTAAAAGTTGCTTTTTATAATTTACATGAAATGTCTCGTGATACTTCTAGATCATGCTGGATATGTGGCTTTGGTAGTTTTACTTCATGTTTTAGCAGCAACATCCTTGTTCAAACATCCAAAACATTTGCCTGGTTagtgttaaaatattattattattattattattattattattattattattattattattattattattatgtgtgatttaaaagaaaaaataaaacatagtttttttttttactttaatttttccTAAACTTTACTTTGTTCTTTATTACAGAGTTTCTTCACATTATGATCTACATGTTCGGATCCGTAGGACTCGTTGTTTTAAACTCACTCATTCTAGTCGTGGAATTATTTCTAAAAGCAGGTATCAGAACACTGTGTCATCCTACATAAACAGAAATTTTGGTATTCAATACTAAGTTGATTGCAAGATTGCCATGTCTTGGTAGTAGAGCATCAGTTTGGTAGATCTTCTCATCTGGTTGATGTATTCaggaatgaaattttattttgaaatttgtctctctttttttttaaacattatttgatATAGTTGCCAGCTCATGTCCTGTGAATTGTCAGGTGTCATGTCAAGAGAACAGGAATCTTTTAGAAGAAAGCTATTCTAAAAGTTCAATGCCTGTGCTAATATACTGTTGGTATACAATAAACTGTGCCAATGGCTTCTAGGGAAAGGAGTACGGACTGTAGGAGATCTGCGTGTGATTGTTTTACCGTTTGAAACAGTGTTTGTTTTGACTTGGCTCGCTTTGCTAATCTGCAGTGCTTGTGAGTACTGTCCTGAACAATCAATCATTTgttatatttacttttattaaaatcaACCATCACTATTGCAGTTCCAAACTAATTATACTGCTGTACTGACTTGATTGAAACTGTATTTAAAGTTTGAGATgtatttttagaaagaaaaatgtagCTTAACTGGTATCTAAAGAAAATTTAGAATTCCTACAGTTTTGACTGGAATTGTAACAATAATTTAACGTGTTTTGTATATAATACAGGGAAGAGATTACAAGTCCGgtaagtgtttttttcttctcttttaacttatatataaatttaagtAAAGCTCTGTTGATCCCAGATAAAAAACTGAAGGGAAATTATGAATGAGTGACCTTTCCAAAAAGTCTCACTCTTATTctttaaacagaataaaaaagaattttgaAGACGGGAAAGTAGCAGCAGCTGAGGTAtggtctttttttctttaatatttatttaaaggtcTATTCATTTGATTTTGATTAAATtgattttgcatttatttatgatttaaaagtcataattttaaatataaattataaaggCCTAGGCTAATATAACACAGAAGgcttaaaaaacatttataacctCCTCCATTTTTGTTTAcctgtttctaaaaaaaaaaaagaattccttAAAATTAAGAATTCTTTTTTCTTAAAAACTAAGAATCTTATATCATGCCAATCATTatccagaaaataaaaaatgggaaATTTTAATCTTACTATTCATTTGTTTGGTCATGTGACTCATTTGTTTGTTCCTGAACCTCCTCAGGAAATAGAGGTCCTTCCTGTCCGATCATCCTGACGTATCCAAGGAGATCAATAAAATATGAATCTGCCTGATATACTATACCTCATACCTTGTGAATGGATTACAGACGAATCTGGACAAATGTAGTAATGGAACATTGTGAAATTGTCTCACATTTCCAGTTCCTTCAGGactttcagtacactttctgtCCTAATCATTTTAGTTGAACTCTGCCTTAACAAacatgtgtacagatgtgttgTCTTTAATAATCTACAAGTAAGATACTTTCATTTAATTGTAGCTGTTTAACCCGTTCCATTTTGTTACCTCTTTTCATGttgctcctgttttgtttaataaaaataaaagtttgttgtttacagtatattagaTTATCAAGATGTCAATTCTATCCATGTAGAAATGGTGTTTATTGGAAATGTTGCAGTGAATGTGCCACCTGCTGTGCTGTGGGTGAGTGAACTTGATATTTTGTAAGCAGGACTATGAGAACCTTAATAGTCCAGCAGTAGAACTTAAAAACAACTGGGTTCATGTGCTCTAAAATATACTTCGGTGAAGCTTTAGCTAGTAATGCAACTAATCAGTAACACATGCTACAGTCCAATCTAAAGGTAAGAGATTTGATTCAAAGTAACAGGAtaagtaaatgttttattttggatatttaaatatatatagctGCAGACCCGATGGCTTTCATTTTAGGcatgtaaatcattttatattattaaaggCATTTCCTTTAGTGTGCAAAGACTTTTACTTCAGAAAAACATAGAAACTCTAAGAGGTCATTAGAGTAAACCAGGTCATGCAGAAAGTCAGGCTACAGATTGCATTTGTTTATGTACACAACTCTTTTTATGGACAACTGCCAGAGGTGGTGTTTCAGGACCGGTATATCTTGTTTTTTGCATTTGCTCACATGTCATAGTGTgactatactgtataacactacataacactagaCTATAAAATGGCATCAGTTATGGCCAATATTTCCTCGCTGAGAATCTGATGGATATTCGAGGTTGATAGAACATGATGATGTAAATAATCTAAATTTCTTTTACCTCT comes from the Hemibagrus wyckioides isolate EC202008001 linkage group LG03, SWU_Hwy_1.0, whole genome shotgun sequence genome and includes:
- the LOC131349521 gene encoding uncharacterized protein LOC131349521, which produces MSVLSEYLVVTGAERAIFATAGKDVVLNCSVDPRVPASEIEEVTWKKMDREKQSDISVLLYQDKRIYSDFSHESYQDRVHFFSSEIPKGNFSLKLMNVRMEDKGEFVCEVHTRNMSGLTTVFLERIEHVQKVVKSLAVPLYYSILAIATCSVFFDKLLQAQTAYEHMITLMAVVITVSLIGAVILAIFDLRMYSTVCLETFNGALLAIFLHQSRKDYFELCSIRIVNNPCIDHIPITATLPPLIISLMILLFFQKHYFQRKPFRCLHIAVASAFVISYSLLDISFFVLIGFIIRDFATVWIFPVESVIYILAWLAVICLLRSQRLGCCAQRRGLGYLCCVVIVMFLIIAIGALCLHFSTEAMEHKKDHAGYVALVVLLHVLAATSLFKHPKHLPEFLHIMIYMFGSVGLVVLNSLILVVELFLKAGKGVRTVGDLRVIVLPFETVFVLTWLALLICSAWKRLQVRIKKNFEDGKVAAAEEIEVLPVRSS